Proteins from one Pongo abelii isolate AG06213 chromosome 19, NHGRI_mPonAbe1-v2.0_pri, whole genome shotgun sequence genomic window:
- the TIMP2 gene encoding metalloproteinase inhibitor 2 isoform X3 yields the protein MIRAKAVSEKEVDSGNDIYGNPIKRIQYEIKQIKMFKGPEKDIEFIYTAPSSAVCGVSLDVGGKKEYLIAGKAEGDGKMHITLCDFIVPWDTLSTTQKKSLNHRYQMGCECKITRCPMIPCYISSPDECLWMDWVTEKNINGHQAKFFACIKRSDGSCAWYRGAAPPKQEFLDIEDP from the exons TGATCAGGGCCAAAGCGGTCAGTGAGAAGGAGGTGGACTCTGGGAACGACATTTACGGCAACCCTATCAAGAGGATCCAGTATGAGATCAAGCAGATAAAG ATGTTCAAAGGGCCTGAGAAGGATATAGAGTTCATCTACACGGCCCCCTCCTCGGCAGTGTGTGGGGTCTCGCTGGACgttggaggaaagaaggaataTCTCATTGCAG GAAAGGCCGAGGGGGACGGCAAGATGCACATCACCCTCTGTGACTTCATCGTGCCCTGGGACACCCTGAGCACCACCCAGAAGAAGAGCCTGAACCACAGGTACCAGATGGGCTGCGAGTGCAAG ATCACGCGCTGCCCCATGATCCCGTGCTACATCTCCTCCCCGGACGAGTGCCTCTGGATGGACTGGGTCACAGAGAAGAACATCAACGGGCACCAGGCCAAGTTCTTCGCCTGCATCAAGAGAAGCGACGGCTCCTGTGCGTGGTACCGCGGCGCGGCGCCCCCCAAGCAGGAGTTTCTCGACATCGAGGACCCATAA